The following proteins are co-located in the Silene latifolia isolate original U9 population chromosome 1, ASM4854445v1, whole genome shotgun sequence genome:
- the LOC141643119 gene encoding uncharacterized protein LOC141643119 isoform X2 — translation MPVGKWVEVESASPMRYLIGAIVMMVGVILPVGYMMFRNKRVPSSSTFSKQT, via the coding sequence GTGGGAAAATGGGTAGAAGTAGAATCAGCAAGTCCAATGAGGTATTTGATAGGTGCAATTGTGATGATGGTAGGTGTGATTTTGCCTGTTGGTTACATGATGTTTCGAAACAAACGTGTTCCTTCTTCTTCAACTTTCTCAAAACAGACGTAG
- the LOC141643119 gene encoding uncharacterized protein LOC141643119 isoform X1, whose product MPVGKWVEVESASPMRYLIGAIVMMVGVILPVGYMMFRNKRVPSSSTFSKQTNKGLI is encoded by the exons GTGGGAAAATGGGTAGAAGTAGAATCAGCAAGTCCAATGAGGTATTTGATAGGTGCAATTGTGATGATGGTAGGTGTGATTTTGCCTGTTGGTTACATGATGTTTCGAAACAAACGTGTTCCTTCTTCTTCAACTTTCTCAAAACAGAC GAACAAAGGCTTGATATAG